One Candidatus Delongbacteria bacterium DNA segment encodes these proteins:
- a CDS encoding phosphate ABC transporter substrate-binding protein: MKIVVLMLSLICAISLSAVEKGLSGELKIAGGTAHIEVYQTIAKMMMDENPDLKITISGGGSGVGIKQVGEGLVDIGNSGRDLKESEITQYGLVPHKIAIDGIAVIVNPASKITNLTMQQIQDIFLGRVKNWKEIGGDDQPINIYTRDANSGTRQTFEELALAKNKVIDEANFVNSNGNMKVNVGQDEYSIGYVSVGNLDDKVKAVSIDGIEPNIENVMSGAYKVQRFLYSVTKGEPTGLAKSILDEVLSAEGQKIVENKGFIRVK; this comes from the coding sequence ATGAAAATTGTAGTACTAATGTTGTCGTTAATCTGTGCAATTTCTCTTTCAGCTGTAGAAAAAGGTCTTTCAGGAGAGTTGAAAATTGCTGGTGGAACTGCTCATATAGAAGTTTACCAAACAATTGCTAAAATGATGATGGATGAAAATCCTGATTTAAAAATTACTATTAGTGGCGGAGGAAGTGGTGTAGGTATAAAACAGGTTGGTGAAGGACTTGTTGATATTGGTAATTCTGGTCGTGATTTAAAAGAGTCGGAAATTACCCAATACGGTCTGGTTCCTCACAAAATTGCAATTGATGGTATTGCTGTTATCGTCAATCCTGCTTCAAAAATCACAAATTTAACCATGCAGCAAATTCAAGATATATTTCTTGGTAGGGTTAAAAATTGGAAAGAGATTGGTGGAGATGATCAACCTATCAACATATACACAAGAGATGCAAATAGTGGAACAAGGCAAACTTTTGAAGAATTAGCTTTGGCAAAAAATAAAGTAATTGATGAGGCTAATTTTGTTAACTCTAATGGTAATATGAAAGTTAATGTAGGACAGGATGAATATTCTATTGGATACGTCTCTGTTGGAAACTTAGATGATAAGGTTAAAGCTGTTTCTATAGATGGTATCGAACCAAATATTGAAAATGTAATGAGTGGAGCATACAAAGTTCAAAGATTTTTATATTCAGTTACAAAAGGTGAACCAACTGGTCTAGCTAAATCAATCTTAGATGAAGTTCTAAGTGCTGAAGGACAAAAAATAGTTGAGAACAAAGGATTTATTAGAGTTAAATAG
- a CDS encoding ABC transporter permease subunit, whose protein sequence is MSKNKIFEILFKTTGRTIILLVLILPVTLIYYSKSYVNSFDFLTILFEDWKPSQEQFGLRAFIFTTLMMGFFSTIIAFLISFSTAVFIYFNEGSFLGKFIYNLIRLMSGIPTVVYGLAGLMLIVPIIRKYTVSPSGLSIFTVIIVLSVLLLPTITIYLLNGFKLVPNSLKTAALSLGSNEVQLFFKVLIPQTKSNILISLAMGFTRAVGDTIIALMVSGNSFRFPISLYQSARNITSQIALLIPGEFTGVEFSSIFFLAVILISIVIIIDLLIIFVDKRK, encoded by the coding sequence TTGTCAAAAAATAAAATTTTTGAGATACTATTCAAAACTACCGGTAGAACGATAATTTTACTTGTCCTGATTCTGCCGGTAACTCTTATCTATTATTCAAAATCTTATGTCAATTCATTTGATTTTTTAACCATTTTGTTTGAAGACTGGAAACCATCTCAAGAACAATTTGGCTTGAGAGCTTTTATCTTTACAACTTTAATGATGGGATTTTTTTCTACAATTATTGCTTTTTTGATAAGTTTTTCCACTGCAGTATTTATCTACTTCAATGAAGGATCATTTCTCGGCAAATTTATATACAATTTGATAAGATTGATGAGTGGGATCCCTACAGTAGTTTATGGTTTGGCAGGTTTGATGTTAATTGTTCCAATAATAAGAAAATATACTGTATCACCCTCGGGATTATCTATATTTACTGTAATAATTGTTCTTAGTGTTTTATTACTTCCTACAATTACTATTTATCTATTAAATGGATTTAAATTAGTTCCAAATAGTTTAAAAACAGCCGCTTTGTCCTTAGGATCAAATGAAGTCCAACTTTTTTTTAAAGTTCTAATTCCTCAAACTAAATCAAATATTTTAATCTCACTTGCAATGGGGTTTACAAGAGCAGTAGGTGATACAATAATTGCTTTGATGGTATCAGGGAATTCGTTCAGATTTCCAATTTCTCTTTATCAATCAGCCAGAAATATAACATCACAAATTGCTCTACTTATACCAGGAGAGTTCACTGGTGTGGAGTTTAGCTCAATTTTTTTCCTAGCTGTAATACTGATATCTATTGTAATTATTATTGATCTTCTGATAATTTTTGTGGATAAACGAAAATGA
- a CDS encoding ABC transporter permease subunit encodes MNKLFRFFSYIGPIIISIIIIGLIYFLVLSIIENFIKIDNVKLDMKFINTVYLDLKSPIVGTLLITFASVIISIPVGIATAVYLNEYSGKKFRNFGVNLFKYLSSVPSIIIGLFGLVLIITMNKIFNSDFRTGIAVSVFSLTLLILPYIVYSTISALSMVSDDLRITALSLGAKKYQNIIKVLLPESLIGVLGGIILSIGRAAEDTAVIMLTGVAAFAGIPSKFNDSYEALPFFIYYRSGEAQTDFEVLEMFVAALLLILISGLMTFFAGRMSEKFKRKLKGLK; translated from the coding sequence ATGAATAAACTATTCAGATTCTTTTCATATATTGGTCCGATTATAATCTCAATTATTATAATTGGATTGATATATTTTCTAGTACTAAGCATTATTGAAAATTTTATCAAAATTGATAATGTGAAACTTGATATGAAATTCATCAATACTGTTTATTTAGATTTGAAATCACCAATAGTTGGAACTTTACTAATTACTTTTGCATCTGTTATAATTTCTATCCCTGTTGGAATTGCAACTGCTGTTTATTTAAATGAATATTCTGGGAAGAAGTTTAGAAATTTTGGTGTAAATCTATTTAAATATTTAAGTTCTGTTCCAAGCATTATAATTGGTTTATTTGGTCTTGTTTTGATAATCACAATGAACAAAATTTTTAATTCAGATTTCAGAACAGGAATTGCTGTCTCTGTATTTTCATTGACATTACTAATACTTCCATATATAGTATATTCTACAATTTCTGCTTTATCAATGGTTTCTGATGATTTGAGAATTACAGCTTTATCTTTGGGAGCGAAAAAGTATCAGAATATAATTAAGGTATTGTTACCGGAAAGTCTGATAGGTGTACTTGGTGGAATAATACTTTCGATTGGTAGAGCAGCTGAAGATACAGCAGTTATAATGCTAACTGGTGTAGCGGCATTTGCAGGTATTCCATCGAAATTCAATGATTCATATGAAGCTTTACCTTTTTTTATTTATTACAGGAGTGGAGAAGCCCAAACTGATTTTGAAGTTCTCGAAATGTTTGTTGCTGCATTATTGTTGATATTAATAAGTGGGTTGATGACTTTTTTCGCTGGAAGAATGTCTGAAAAATTTAAAAGAAAGTTAAAGGGTTTAAAATAG
- a CDS encoding phosphate ABC transporter ATP-binding protein, with protein MSILKVRNLTYSIDEFQILKNVDLEIEKGCVSAISGDSGSGKTTFLKILSLLFREQENYNIEGNIFLNNAKGETDILKIKSDFYEVRRRIVYISQVPNPLHFSIYKNVEFPMNLIGIKGKRIVEEKVVSALKDVNLYEEVKDRLHNSALELSGGQRQKLCIARSLVLSPDIILLDEPTSSLDSKNKEIIEDLIIELGKKQTILMVSHDMKQIEKVADRFFICEDKKIRSI; from the coding sequence ATGAGTATTTTAAAGGTTAGAAATTTAACTTATAGTATTGATGAGTTTCAGATTTTAAAAAATGTTGATCTTGAAATAGAAAAGGGTTGTGTTTCCGCTATTTCTGGAGATTCCGGTTCAGGTAAAACCACTTTTTTAAAAATTTTGTCATTACTGTTTCGAGAACAGGAAAATTATAATATTGAAGGTAATATCTTTCTAAATAACGCTAAAGGTGAAACAGATATTCTAAAAATTAAATCAGATTTTTATGAAGTTCGGAGAAGAATAGTTTACATTTCTCAAGTTCCAAACCCTCTCCATTTTAGTATATATAAAAATGTTGAGTTCCCTATGAACTTGATAGGAATTAAAGGGAAAAGAATTGTTGAAGAAAAAGTTGTTTCAGCATTAAAAGATGTAAATCTCTATGAAGAAGTGAAAGATAGATTACATAACTCAGCTTTAGAACTTTCAGGTGGACAAAGACAAAAATTGTGTATTGCACGATCTCTTGTTCTTTCTCCTGATATAATTCTACTTGATGAACCGACATCTTCACTGGATTCAAAAAACAAGGAGATTATTGAGGATCTGATAATTGAACTTGGTAAAAAACAAACAATCTTAATGGTTTCACACGATATGAAGCAAATTGAGAAAGTAGCGGATAGATTTTTTATTTGTGAGGATAAGAAGATTAGAAGTATTTAA